One part of the Rutidosis leptorrhynchoides isolate AG116_Rl617_1_P2 chromosome 1, CSIRO_AGI_Rlap_v1, whole genome shotgun sequence genome encodes these proteins:
- the LOC139855479 gene encoding protein SMALL AUXIN UP-REGULATED RNA 16-like: protein MGAKKLSKLSQAALLKQILKRCSSLGKKHGYDDINGLPFDVPKGHFPVYVGVNRTRYIVPISFLAHPEFQLLLRHAEEEFGFHPDMALTIPCEEVVFRSLTSMLR, encoded by the coding sequence ATGGGTGCAAAAAAATTAAGCAAACTATCACAAGCAGCGCTATTAAAACAAATCCTTAAAAGATGTTCAAGTTTAGGGAAAAAGCATGGATACGATGACATTAATGGTCTACCATTTGATGTCCCAAAAGGCCATTTTCCCGTATACGTTGGTGTTAATCGAACTCGATATATCGTCCCCATATCGTTTTTAGCTCATCCTGAATTCCAACTTTTGCTTCGACATGCTGAAGAAGAATTCGGGTTTCATCCTGATATGGCTCTCACCATTCCTTGTGAAGAAGTTGTGTTTCGATCACTTACTTCTATGCTACGATGA